cccacccccactcTGGGCCATTctgcagcagtattttttttttttttgaagtcaaataaatacagaattggGCAGATCTAGTGGAAATGTTTTAGTTACAATGGCAAAGATGAGTCATGTGCAACACAGAAACCtataaggcttttttttttttttcttttttttttgtcatttgttttccatatttGAAGTTCTCAAAATCGCTATGAAACCCATTAATTAACAAGATGGTGGTCACGGGCGTCTAACCCTCTCCGCATGGGTGATAACGctaattaattcaatttttccTGTTCTCCCAGAGAGTTCCATGAGTTTCATTAGAGTTTGTCCAGGAAGTTGTCgagggcagggatgccttcctTCAGCCCTTTGCGTTTGCGGGTCTCGGCCACCACCTGGCAGGGTCGGCTGGCGCTGTCGAAGGGGTCCCCGGGCAGGATCTGCCAGTGGTCGAAGACGCACTGGGGGAAAGCCTGGCCCCCCGTGTTGGACCTCAAATCTGCTGTGAAACCTGGGAGGAACACAAGAGAAAAGGTgaggtgggatgggaatggTCATAGTTCGATGTCACTTCCATGGATAGACCAGAGGAACCCAAAGCAGCTCCCAAAAACCTCCCGAGATTCCAACCAGTGTGAGGTGAGGATGGAAAAAAGGCTCCAgaagaccttagagccccttgcagggcctaaaggggctccaagagagctggagagtgACTTGGGACAAGGCacggagggacaggacacagggaatggctcccagtgccagagggcagggctggatgggatattgggaaggaattgctggctgggagggtggcgaggccctggcacagggtgccctggatccctggaagtgtccaaggccaccCAGGGAtcgtggaaggtgtccctgcccatggaaggaCGTGGAACTGGAAGACCTTGCAAAGTCTCCCATGCAAAATAATCTGCAACCTTGGTCTCCTCTCCCAAGCAACAAGTGAGAGGACCAGAGGAAACACCCATAAATTGTCCCAGGGGAGGGCTGGAaattaggaaaagtttcttctcCAGAAGGGTGgccaagccctggcacagctgcccgAGGCAgtgttggagtccccatccctggagggatttcaaagccaTGAGGATGTGGGGACATGGTTTGGTGCCGGGTGAACAGCTGAACTCAAGATCTCCTGAGCTCCTTCCCAAcgctctcccttctccctcccaggctggctccaggACTCACCGAAGGACTCATTGACAGGCAGGTAGGCCTTGACCACGAACATGGGGGTCCCAGCCACCTGGGTCTCCTCAAACACGTGGCCACGCTTCCTGTTGAGCACCCCGTAGATGCCTCCGACCACCTGCTCCGGGCACTACAGGAGGGAGAAGAGTCAGGACTGCACACCCACCTCTGTCCCCCCCACCCCTGCGGGCTGGCAGGGGCTCCTCACCTGGATCTCCACCAGGTAGATGGGCTCCATGAGGCGAGGCTGGGCGGTGAGCACGCAGGCGTAGAGGCAGCGCCGGGCCGTGGGGATGATCTGGCCACCGCCACGGTGGATGGCGTCGGCGTGCAGGGTCACGTCGTGCACGTCGAAGCGCACGGCGCGCATGTTCTCCTCACACAGCACCCCCTGCGAGGCCACAGAGGGGGTCAGACAccaccagcccagggcaggcagtATTCCCACACTGGGGTGCTGCTCCCCGGGCTCACAGGAGCTCCATGGAAGCGGTTCCTAGAGCACCAAGGAGCTGCTTGGCCACTCCACCTCCTTGCTGAGGGATGAACCTTCAAACCTACAAAGGCTGGACTTCTGGAAGTCTTTCCCAACCTAAGGGTTCTGGGGAGCACCAGCTCCCACCTCTGGGCCACCACTGCAGCACCCTCATGATCAGCTCTGAGGTCCGAGCCACAAGAGCTGACACCCATTGATGGTGCTGAAACCCAAATATTTGGCCAgggaaaacaggttttttgtCCCAGTAATGTCAAAGAAGTTGTTGGCTTGGAATCTCCTTCAGACTGAAAGTAGTACACAGGAGAATTAATCCTTCCTGTTGCTGTTCCCAGTCTGTCATCTTATCCTGCAGTCCTCTCCTGTCtaaccctgaaaaataattgctaCATAAGGCCAGATCTCTGTCAAGACTCTCAGAGCACCTTTCCCTCTGATGCCAGTTGTGCTCTTCACCTGGACTGTTCCTGCCTCAGAGATGCTGCATTTTGCTCCATGAGAAGCACAAAACCCACAAAGTTCAGTTCATGGTACTACGATGGGTTTCTCTGCAATGCTGGGAGAAACCTTTGAGGCTGAGTGTGCCTGAACTGCTACAAGACCTTCACTCCAGCTGCCACCAAATTTTGTTTAACCTACAAGATGCTGAACTACCAATTTTTTGCAGCGTGACCGTTTTTCCAAACGAACAGGAGGATGAGCAGAGCCACGGGCACCACCCAGACCAAGACCCCAGTCCTCACCTCCTTGGTGGCCCACTGGAAGCCGGCCACCACGCTGTCCTTGATCTCGTTGAGGTACTGCACTCCCTTGGTGATGTCGGTGAGGATGTTGGGGCCGGTGCCGTCGGGCCCGAAGCACCAGATTTTCCTGGCCTCGGTGACGTCCCACTCGTACTTCTCGGCCAGGTACCGCGCCCGCTGCTTCAGCTCCTGCCGGGCCGACACCTCGCCCTTGTCGATGTCCTCAGCCAGGCCATCGGGGAAGGGCCGGGCCTTCATGTACAGCCGGTTGTGTTTGTTGGGGGACTTGGAAAGGCACATCACGTTGGACTCCTCGCTGACCGTCTCGCGGTAGGACACCACAGGATCCGATTTCTGCGGGGACAGAGAGGGGCTGTGAGGCACCAAACCCCAGCCAAACCCCCACGCCGAGCTCAGCGACCACTCAGCCTCTCTACCTTAATGGGGATGCAGGCGTGGTCCTCCTCCAGGTCCTTGAGGCAGATCTCCAGGTGCAGCTCCCCGGCGCCAGCGATGATGTGCTCCCCAGACTCCTCAATGATGCACTGGGAACACCAGGAACAGCGGGTGAGGCTTCGGAATGAGCCACAGCCAGAAACATCAGCAACTCTCTGTGTTGTGTCTGACCCACAGAGCTCCTTCCAGATGCTCTTCCCACTGATCTGGGGGTGTCACAGCACCAACCCAGGGTGGTACAAGGCAGCActttggcagggctgggaccaACACTCAACTCAAGGCTTTGCCAGGACTGGAGGCAGCAGGCCCAGCACTTGTCCCCCTGGATCCATTCTGGCCACTCACCTGCACCATGGGGTCAGACTTGGCCAGGCGCTTCAGCCCCTCCACCAGCTTGGGCAGGTCGGCCGGGTTCTTGGCCTCCACGGCCACGCGCACCACGGGGCTGACGCTGAACTTCATGACCCTCATGTTGTGGGCGTGCTCGAAGGTGGTGATGGTTCCAGTCTTCACAAGGAACTGGTCCACGCCGACCAGCCCCACGATGTTTCCACAAGGCACGTCCTCGATGGGCTCCACGTAGCGGCCCATCATGAGAATGGTCCTAAAGGGAAAGGTGGGTTAGTGAGGTTGGGAAGGGGAGCAGATCCCACTCAGCAGAGACTTGCAGCCCATAACCAAGCACACTGACAGGCCTCAGACACAAAAGAAGTCCTAAGACAGCACCACAACCCCAAAGCACACCCCAGCCAGGACATACCTTTGAATTGGCTTCAGGTACAGATCCTCCTTCTTGCCAGGTGTGTAGTTTGGTCCCATGATTCTGACTTTCAAGCCAGTTGAGACGAGACCAGAGAAGACACGGCCGAAAGCGTAGAAACGTCCCTTGTCGGAGGTTGGCACCATTTTGGAGATGTACATCATCAGGGGGCCTTTGGGGTCACAGTTCTTAATGcctgggaggggaagagagagacaCCAGCTTAGCCCAGAGTTACTGATGTATCTGGCaccaaccccaaaacccccacatGGGACCTGCACCCACTGTCCCAGCCCAAGGGCTTCTGTCtagacaagaagaaatggagaatgccttcccactgccagagggcagggatggatgggagattgggaaggaattgttccctggcagggtgggcaggccctggcacagggtgctcagagcagctggggctgcccctggatccctggcagtgcccaaggccaggctggacactggggctgggagcagcctgggacagtgggaggtgccCCTGCCACGGCAGGGGATGGGGCTGGATGACTCTcaagttcccttccaaccccaccTGTTCTGTGATACAATGGAAGATCACACCACCAAGAGATGTTTTCAATAAATCCAGGCTCAGCTGAACCCTCTGGCTACTCTCAGGTTACTCAGCCAGTTCAGTCCTCCAGAACAGAGCTGTGAGCCACTAAACCTGTTTGGCCCATGCTATAAAAGCTACAGACTCAAGAATTCCAGACACTCCTGAGTCATTCATGTGGACAACAAGCCAGTTAGAAGTCTGCTGGAGCTGAGGCCTGGCTGCAAAGCAGCAACTCATCCTACCTATGGCAGCCTCATCGTCAGGGGGGCCCTCGTAGAGCAGCTCGCAGCGATACTTCTGGGCTGTGACGGGGGAAGGCAGGTGGATGGTGATCATCTGCAGCAGGGCATCTCCAGCTGGCAGCCACCGCCTCATCACggcctgggcagagcagcaggacccAGTCAGAGTGTTCACAGCGGGGATTCACCTCCCCGTCCTTCCCCACCTCCCAAGTGGGTTGATGGTGACACAACTGGAGCAGCACaactgctcagctgctccccaaaGGACTCAGACCAGCCTCACCTTCAGCAGGGGTTTGCCCTCCTTGTCCTTGTCCTCACTGTCCAGCTTGATGTCCAGTTTCTCAATCAATTTAGCCGCCTCTTCCTTCTTGAAGTTCATGATTGCATCGAAAACCTGCAACAAGAGCAGCCGTTGGCAGCGCTGCCGTGACCCGGTTTGGATCTGCAGCGGCACCGCTGCGCCTGCAGAGAATTCCTGTTCCTCCTCAGCGCCCAGCCTCCCTCCAGCAGACACAGCCCATCTGTCCCAGGGTACCCAGATGTGTCAGACAGCTGAATTTCTTCAATCAAACAAGTCAGGTcaaagtgaagaaattttccatcATCACGCACGGAACGGATGCGGAGAGCGGGAGGCGCCGGCCAGGGAGGAACCCTGAGGAACTCACCTTGAAGATGGGGTCAAGGATGAGCTGGCAGAAGGTCCTGGGCAGTTTCTTTCCATCAGGGCTGGTGGCAGATTTGCTGAACTTGCCGGTAGCAGGGTCAAAGTAtctgcagagagaaggaaatcagACAACTGCCCATGCTTAGGTCAGCTACAGACACATGGCTTGCTCTGCCTGCTCAGGAAGAGGCATTCCTTGCCTTCCCCCTCATCCACGTTTCCAGCACTCACCAAAATGTTCTTAACTCCTGTTAAATCAGGCACAACCACACCCTCCCCCTTCACCCACCCTCTGCAGTGTCAGGCTGCAGCCATGCAGAGCTGATCTGGAATTCCAGTCACCACCATTCCCTCCTCACCTGTCTCCCCACAGCTTCTTCATCATGTCCTCAACTTTCTTGGCACgctcagctgggctgagctgggcatCTCCCTTGGCAGCAAACTTTGCCACGTACATCTCAGCAAACTGCTTCAGGGTGAAGGCCCAGCCGTGCAGGCCCGAGCCGAAGCCCACGGTCCCGAGCACCGGGTCAATCTGAGAaggaacagcagagctgggtcaGGGGAACAGCTCTGAGTCCACTCCATCCCAAAAACACTCCAGTACAAAGAGTCTTGGACACTGGGACTCTCAAGCAGTTCTGTCCCACTGACCACCTCTGAGGTCCGGGACAGGCACCATTTTAGCTTTGCACCACAGAACTGGGCTGGTTTTCCTCCACTCCCACCAGGTGTGTGCTCCAACAGCTTAGATCCACATGCAGGCAGGATTCCCATCCTTCCCAGGAGGATCGGGAAGGCATGGACACCTCCAGCATGCAAGGATACAGCAAAAGCTTCTTCTCAGAAcctgtgcccacagccctgctcccttcccaggaacccagcaggagcagagcaggtgggaagggaccttaaagcccatctcattccacccccttccactatcccaggttgatccaagccccgtccaacctggccttggacacttccagggattgggcagccacagctgctctgggcaacaaTCCCAGCCTTTATTTGCTCAGGCCTTGAACAAGAGCTTTGGGAGGGGAGCCAGCGAGAGCCCCAAGCCCAGGGAGTTCAGGCACCTTTGAGCTTCCCCCTTCACTTCTCCGCCTGGGATAAGGAATGATCACTGAGGAGGGAACTGCTCCCTCTCACCACGGTGGCTCATTCCAAGCCCAGCGCTCAGAGCCACCCCTCACCATGATGTTGCCCATGGGGCCGCTTTCTCCCTCTCCGTAGGTGGAGATGATGACGTTGACGTTCTCCACGATGCGCTGGAAGGTCTGGTACAGCTCttctggctccagctgcagctccagcagcgcCCGGTCCATCTTGTTCATCATCAGCACGGGCTTGATCCTCTCGGCGATGGCCTGACGCAGCACAGTCTCTGTCTGCACGCACACGCCTGCCAAACACAGGGAATTAGTGGGGAATTAGTTATGCTCCTCTCCAAATTCCCCCAaaactgctccagctgcagaaaaccTTACCAGAGACACAGTCCACAACGACCAGGGCACCGTCAGTGACCCGCAGAGCTGCAGTGACCTCTGAGGAGAAGTCCACATGCCCAGGGGAGTCAATGAGGTTGATCAAGAAACCAGAACCATCCTTGCTCTGCTTGATGAAGGCCAAGTCGTTCTCAGAGAGTtcataaaacagagaaatagctctgaaatacagaaggaaCTATTAGAATTATGATCTGGGTTAATCCTCCCTAAAGCTCAGAAACATTCTGCCCCACACAAACAGCTGCCACCACTGGATGTGGCAcccagtgctctgctctggttcACAAGGTGGTGACTGGTAACAGGTTGGAGTCGATGaccttggagatcttttcccACCTAAATGCTGGGCTCCAGGATTTCCTGAAGTGTACTCGTGGGAGACCAATGTGGGAGATAACAGAAGCACAGGCTACAATCTGCCcttcctaaaccatgacatcCTCCAGCATCCCAACCTCCTCCAACTCTCTGCAGTTCTCAAGCACCCAAAGAGGGCTCCATTCCCAAATGAAGGATTTAGGGTTTTTCTACTAACCCCATCTATGTTCTCCACCCCTTTTCAGGACCCTCAGGATCCTCACAGCCACCAGATACATCCCCAGAGATGCTCCCAAGAGTCTCCACACCACATCCACAGGATATCCAACAATCCTGGTGCTCAACTGGGagggggaagctgctgcttccccagtgCCCACCAAGGAATTGCTCAGTGGCTGAGCAGAAGCCAACCAACACTTGGTGCATCATTCAAGACCCTCAGGAGCACGAGATGAGCTTCTGGACTAGAGCAGAGCCCTACAGCATCTTCTTCCACCTCCTGGATGAGTCAAACTCCCCAAAGCTCAGCTCAGGGAACACCAGGAGCCTGAAGGGAGGGCACTCACGTGGATTTGATGGTGATGCACCGTTCCTGCTCGTCCTTGCGGGTGTCGGTGAACCGGGTCTCCCCGGCGCGTGCCGAGGCAATGATGCCGGCCTTGCACACCAGGGAATCCGTCAGCGTGGATTTGCCGTGGTCCACGTGGGCGATCACGGACATGTTCCTGATGTTGGCCTTTTTGTCCATGATGGCCCGTATCTGGTCTACTGTGAAGTTCACCttgagggaggagatgaggggGACTCAGTGTGTACGGAAACAGCTCTGGCAATTCCAAAGAATCCCAATCTCCCATAAATATCTGCCATGGTCACGGTGACACCAACTTTGCCTGGGTGACAACACAGCCCGCAGCAAAGGCACCGCAGCGGGGCTGCGGCACCaacccctccctgccccagtgTCCCCCAAGCCGCGGTGTCAGCGGGTGCTGGGCGCAAAACGTCCCCAAAACCGAGCCCGGGCAGGTGCCGGTGACAGTGACAGCCCAGACCGCAGCGTTACATAAGGCACGACCGGCACCGCAGCGCCCCGTCCCCGGCGCCACCACCGCGCTGCCACATCAGCGCGACCGCTCCAGCGCCCCGCGGGGCAGCGGCAGCCCCGGCACCGACACCGGCGGCTCCTGCCGGCGCCGGGGGTGACACGGCCGCCCGGGCCGgccccctcccgccgccccACCCTCTCCCCGCAGCCGCGGCCCAGCCCGGCAGCACAGGCCGCAGCCGCCGCCGTGGGATCCGCAGCGCTCGCGGAACCGCCATCCCCGGCGATACAGGAAGCGCGACGGCCGCTCATCcccccgggagcggcggcggccaGCAGGAGCTCACCATGGTGGCGGATGGCGGCGGATGCTGCGGGGCGGGGGGGTCGCGGCAATGGCGGTGGCTCGGCCCTGTCTCGCTGGCGAGCGCAGAGCGGGCGGAAGAGAGCGCTGACGTCAGCCGGTGCCCTCTTATAGGGCGGCACCGCCGGGGGCAGGGCCTGCGCCGAGCGCGTGCGCGGCCGCGCCGCTCTATCCGGCGGACTCTATGGTCGGGAGGCTGTTCCGCCTCGCCGACCACGTGCGTGTCACCGCGGCCGCACCGGGACTACAGCGGGGCGACACCGGGGGAACAGCGACCGGGCTACAGCCAGGGGAACGTCCGCCCGTCCCGCTGCCGGTGTGGGAACCGGCCCGGGGCACCGGGGTCGGTGAGGCCGCCCTCGGAGCGGTGAGAGCCCCGCCGCCGGTGTCACCGAGCGGCAGGCGAGCACGAGGGCTCGGCCACCGGGAGAAGGCCGTAGGGCTGAGCCCGGTGTCAGCGTCGGTGGCAGGCACCGGTCCCGGGCACCGGTGGGtccggcccgccccgccccggtCCCGCAGGGTGCCCGCACTGCGCACGCTCCGCGCGCACCGGGGGTACCGGTGCTGCAGCGCCCCCTGCGGGCGGGGAGGAGCGCGGAGGCACCGGGACCGAACGGGGGGACCCGCGGGACCGGCACCGGCCTGACCCCCCCGCCGGGCAGGGGCTGTCACGGAGCCGCAGGGCTCGGGCTCCGAGCCGTCGCCGTGCGCCCTCGTCGGCGTTAAAGCTCACAAAAATCATGGAGTCATGGAATGctctgggtgggaagggacgTGAAGGAacatccagtgccaccctgccaggcaggggcacttcccactgtcccaggctgttcccagccccagtgtccagcctggccttgggcactgccagggatccaggggcagccccagctgctctgggcaccctgtgccagggcctgcccaccctcccagggaacaattcctgcccaatatcccatccagccctgccctctggcactgggaagccattccctgtgtcctgtccctccgtCCTGTGTCCCAAGCCTCTCTCCATATTTCTTGTCAGCCCCTTCAGGCCCACAAATAAGTCACCCCAAaactgctccaggctgaacaacccaaATTCAGCCTAAATCCAAGACACGGTCCCCAGACCGcctcaccagcagctcccaaattCCCAGCCTGCCTGTGTCAGGCAGGGACAGACAGGACAGCGATGGAGCTACACCCAGGACGGATTTGGCCCCGGCTCTCCCACCGTGACAGGATGAATTATCGGCCTTTGGGGTTTCCATAGCAATCCAGGATTTTTAGCACCAACCCTGGCTTTTGCCAGCCTGGAAGGGAAAGCTGGGAAACCTGATTAACATCCTGGTCTTCCTGAGAAACTGTTAATTGCCTTTTCGTTTAATTAGTATGTGGGGTTGATGGCAAGGAAAGTGCTGGAAAACCTCTCCCAGTGCAGCGTTCCACCCCAAACACTGGAGTTACCCCTgaagatcatcgagtccaaaccctggccctgcaccaacaccccaacaatcccaccctgtcccagaGCGTTGTCCcaacactcctggagctctggcagggtTGGGAATGTGCCCATTCCatggggagcctgggcagtgcccagcagcctctgggggaagaacctttccctgatctccatcCCAAattcccctgacacagctccagccattccctgggccctgtccctgctcccagagagcagagatcggagctgcccatcaggaggaagctgcaggCTGCAATATATTATCTATATCTATCATTATACATATtgttattatcattattattatataaaaggtatttttaataaGCAATGGGTTAATTTGCAGAAGGGGGCACAAACGCTGACTGGGGCGGGACGGCTGGGGGTTCTCTGGGATGTTGCTGCCACGGAGCCGATTTTGGCCAGGAgattcccttccccagcccaaCCTTCCCGCGGGAACCGGGGCACCGGGACCTTTCCCCAGCCCCCCCTTCCCGCGGGAACCGGGGCACCGGGACCTTTCCCCAGCCCCCCCTTCCCGCGGGAACCGGGACACCGGGACCTTTCCCCAGCCCCCCCTTCCCGCGGGAACCGGGACACCAGGACCtttccccagccccatccctcccctctcAGAGCCCGCAGCCTCCTCCAGGACACCCCCAGCGCTTCCCTCCTCAAGAGGGACGGCCCGCAGGACTCCGGGACGGCGGCGGAGCCTCGGGCCGAGCCCACCGGGCTCCACCgaccctgccctgccccggggCACCCACCTGCCGCCATCTTGGGGGCAGCACCCACCGCCTGCCCACCCGCTCCCCCCTCCCGTAGTGCCTGCGGGGCCGCCTCCgtccccgcccccgcccccgccgctcccaTCCCCGCTGCCCCCGGTGTCCCCCCGGTGCGTCCCCGGTTTACGGAGCGCGGCCCCTTTAAGACTGCCGGGAGGGCGTGGCCTGGCGGGGCGTGGCTCGGGGGCGTGGCCGGGCAGCGAGGAGCGCGCGCGCGGGTTGGGCGGCGCtcgcggcgcggccccgcccctcaGCGCGGGGGCGTCACGTGACCCGGCGGCGGCGCCCGGCGCGGTGGACGCTGGAGGCCCAAGATGGCGGCGGAGCTGGTGGAGGCGAAGGTGAGGGAagcggcgccgccgccccgcccgcggggCCCGGCCGGCACCGGGCGGCTCCTGGCGAGGGGGGGGACGGCGGGAGGCGGCGCTGCGAACCGCGGGGGCGGCGCTCCGGGGCCGCCCCCTCTCCTTTTCACCTCAGGGGCTGCCCCGCCCCGGCCTCAggcccgcagcccccgccggATCTACCGGAGCCGAaccgggctgggccgggccgaGCCGCGGTGCCGCCCGCCCTCCTCGGGTCTGCCCCCGGCCCGGGCCTCCCCCGGTAATTCCCGGGATTAAGGATGGCTGGTGCtgcccccgcgccccccgccccggccgggcccgccccggGTCCTGCTGCCCGGTTCGGCGGTGGGGCCGCTCCGTGCGGAGCTGTCCGGCGGGCGGGGGTCGGGGGAGGCGCTGGGACGGGCAGTGCCCGGGGCTGGGGCGGCCCCTGAGGCTCCTCTGGGATGGGGTGAAGCAAATCCATGCTTGGAGTTGTGTTTCCAAGGCGGTTTTTGCCTCGCTTCAGGCGCCGGGGGTTTTCCCGTTTCCCTCGGGATCCCGGTTctgtgggagctgggacagcGCCGGGGAGCGGCCGGTGCCCCCCGGGGCAGCCGGTGCTGAGGGCGGTTAAGGAGCAACGGCAGCGGCCGGGGAGCGTTCCCTGGGAAGTGTTCCCAAGGAAGTGTTCCCTGGGAAGCGTTCCCCGGCTGCAGGATCAGCTCCTCAGCAGGGATGCGGCTGGACGGCCGCAGGAATCCCATCGGGAGAGGCTCGGGGTGGGGGGCTCTgccctccccctgctcctgggaTTCTGGAGTGCTTCCTAGGCGTTGTGGTCGCCTCGCAGGTTTTTGGTGGGATGTGAGCTGTCCCACACGAGGCTTCCTCGGGGGAGGAACACCCAGGAGTGTCGGGAGTCTCAGCAATCCATGTGCTCTCCCTGCTCGCAGGGGGCAGGTCGAGCCCTCGGTGGCACGTTTGCTTTGTCTGGGGTTTGTTGTGTTGCTGCTCAAATCTCCTCATCCTGCTGGGCCTTAATTCCTCCAAAATGGAAACTCTTGGCTCCAACTCCAAGAGTCCTGGGTGAGGTGCTCTAGGAGCGATTCCTACAGGAGGAATTCCTGTCTCTTGTGCTCCTGGGATGCCCTGgtacctcctgctgctgtgtcttgATAAATTTATCTTTCCAAATACACCTTTCATCCTCAAATCCCGCGGGGAGAACAACACACTCTCCATTTCCTAACACAGTTTAATGATCCTGGTGGGATTTGAtcagacttgatgatcttggagatcttttccaaccttaatgatccTGATTCTATTTTTCAATTGAagaaaactgaggcacaaagTAGATTTATCCAGGATTTCACAGGTGGTGTCTGGtggagcagcaccaggaatCCAGAGCTCTGAAATCCTGACTTTCTGGCAATTAAacatcttttctctcctctttagTCAtcagtcctttttttcccctcatcagAGATATTTTGGGACACATCACGACTCCCAGAAGTTCTAACTACAGACAGTGACATAACAGCTTTTGGGTTTCCAGATTAAATGACATATgtaagggaaaaggagaaaatcaaaTGGCATTTTCTCTCTCATCGAATTCCCACACATCCAAAAGTGGCTGTGAAATGTTTCTGGAAACACTTGTGgctttcttaattaaaaaaaaaagttatagtCTCT
The sequence above is a segment of the Corvus cornix cornix isolate S_Up_H32 chromosome 28, ASM73873v5, whole genome shotgun sequence genome. Coding sequences within it:
- the EEF2 gene encoding elongation factor 2 → MVNFTVDQIRAIMDKKANIRNMSVIAHVDHGKSTLTDSLVCKAGIIASARAGETRFTDTRKDEQERCITIKSTAISLFYELSENDLAFIKQSKDGSGFLINLIDSPGHVDFSSEVTAALRVTDGALVVVDCVSGVCVQTETVLRQAIAERIKPVLMMNKMDRALLELQLEPEELYQTFQRIVENVNVIISTYGEGESGPMGNIMIDPVLGTVGFGSGLHGWAFTLKQFAEMYVAKFAAKGDAQLSPAERAKKVEDMMKKLWGDRYFDPATGKFSKSATSPDGKKLPRTFCQLILDPIFKVFDAIMNFKKEEAAKLIEKLDIKLDSEDKDKEGKPLLKAVMRRWLPAGDALLQMITIHLPSPVTAQKYRCELLYEGPPDDEAAIGIKNCDPKGPLMMYISKMVPTSDKGRFYAFGRVFSGLVSTGLKVRIMGPNYTPGKKEDLYLKPIQRTILMMGRYVEPIEDVPCGNIVGLVGVDQFLVKTGTITTFEHAHNMRVMKFSVSPVVRVAVEAKNPADLPKLVEGLKRLAKSDPMVQCIIEESGEHIIAGAGELHLEICLKDLEEDHACIPIKKSDPVVSYRETVSEESNVMCLSKSPNKHNRLYMKARPFPDGLAEDIDKGEVSARQELKQRARYLAEKYEWDVTEARKIWCFGPDGTGPNILTDITKGVQYLNEIKDSVVAGFQWATKEGVLCEENMRAVRFDVHDVTLHADAIHRGGGQIIPTARRCLYACVLTAQPRLMEPIYLVEIQCPEQVVGGIYGVLNRKRGHVFEETQVAGTPMFVVKAYLPVNESFGFTADLRSNTGGQAFPQCVFDHWQILPGDPFDSASRPCQVVAETRKRKGLKEGIPALDNFLDKL